In one Streptomyces marincola genomic region, the following are encoded:
- a CDS encoding glycosyltransferase family 39 protein, which translates to MTDLARAGALPEGAGRGGRHPRSPGARLRAVAPALLAFAAVRLVCAAVLALWDPAEDKGVVRLLSGRWDSVWYASIAEHGYGRTVVAEDGGVHSDLAFFPLLPWLERLVSAVSPLSAGEAGLLVSAVASLAAAWALYAIGERLHGPRAGVLLAVLWAAVPVGIVQSMAYTEALFTALAAWSLYALLTDRWLTAGALSAAAGLCRPAGLAVAAAVAASALAALLAARDGGGAGGARGVARLWRAHRRMVGGVLLAPLGWAGYVLWVGARTGEPLGYLRVQEGWGNGFDGGWGFAVFIGERLTGGSPVAGLALCAGVAALLWVCVLCVRMRLPLPLLVYGGLMVVLALCAAGYFGSKPRLLLPAFPLLLPAAVALARARAGVAAGVAGVAVAGAAVYGAVWLTGSGPP; encoded by the coding sequence GTGACGGATCTCGCGCGTGCCGGTGCCCTGCCAGAAGGGGCGGGTCGCGGCGGCCGGCACCCGCGTTCCCCGGGGGCGCGGCTGCGCGCGGTCGCCCCGGCGCTGCTGGCGTTCGCGGCGGTCCGGCTGGTGTGCGCCGCGGTGCTCGCGCTGTGGGACCCGGCCGAGGACAAGGGCGTGGTCCGGCTGCTCTCCGGGCGCTGGGACTCCGTCTGGTACGCGAGCATCGCGGAGCACGGCTACGGCAGGACCGTGGTCGCCGAGGACGGCGGGGTGCATTCCGACCTGGCCTTCTTCCCCCTGCTCCCGTGGCTGGAACGGCTGGTCTCCGCGGTGTCGCCGCTGTCCGCGGGCGAGGCCGGGCTGCTGGTGAGCGCGGTGGCCTCGCTGGCCGCGGCGTGGGCCCTGTACGCGATCGGCGAGCGGCTGCACGGCCCGCGGGCCGGGGTGCTGCTCGCCGTGCTGTGGGCCGCGGTGCCGGTGGGGATCGTGCAGTCGATGGCGTACACCGAGGCGTTGTTCACCGCGCTGGCCGCCTGGTCGCTGTACGCGCTGCTCACCGACCGGTGGCTGACGGCGGGCGCGCTCTCGGCCGCCGCGGGGCTGTGCCGGCCCGCGGGGCTCGCGGTGGCCGCCGCGGTGGCCGCCTCGGCGCTCGCCGCGCTGCTCGCGGCACGGGACGGGGGCGGCGCCGGCGGTGCGCGCGGTGTGGCGCGGCTGTGGCGCGCGCACCGGCGGATGGTGGGCGGGGTGCTGCTCGCGCCGCTCGGCTGGGCCGGCTACGTGCTGTGGGTGGGGGCGCGCACGGGGGAGCCGCTCGGCTACCTGCGGGTGCAGGAGGGGTGGGGGAACGGGTTCGACGGCGGGTGGGGATTCGCCGTGTTCATCGGGGAGCGGCTGACCGGCGGGAGCCCGGTGGCGGGGCTCGCCCTGTGCGCCGGGGTGGCGGCGCTGCTGTGGGTGTGCGTGCTGTGCGTGCGGATGCGCCTGCCGCTGCCGCTGCTGGTGTACGGGGGGCTCATGGTGGTGCTCGCCCTGTGCGCCGCGGGGTACTTCGGGTCGAAACCGCGCCTGCTGCTGCCCGCGTTCCCCCTCCTGCTGCCCGCGGCGGTGGCGCTGGCGCGGGCCCGCGCGGGTGTGGCGGCGGGCGTGGCGGGAGTGGCGGTCGCGGGAGCGGCGGTGTACGGCGCGGTCTGGCTGACCGGCTCCGGGCCCCCGTGA
- a CDS encoding S1 family peptidase: protein MSSKRTNPHGRGTRRLGLTAAATGLLATAAFALPGTAQADPVATFSASQLAAAGDAVLASGVDGGTAWTVDEEANRLLLAVDETVTDAELDTIMEEAGPLADAITVEELPGTLERYIAGGDAIYASAGWRCSAGVNVRSGSTDYFITAGHCTEGFPSWYTNSSLSTYIGPTTGSSFPGNDYGIVRYDSSVARPGTVNLYNGTTREITGAANATNGQAVQRSGSTTGLRSGSVTGLNYTVNYGGGDIVSGLTRTNACAEPGDSGGPFFSGNTVLGLTSGGSGNCSVGGTTFYQPIVEALNAYGVSVY from the coding sequence GTGAGTTCGAAGCGCACCAACCCCCACGGACGCGGAACCCGCCGGCTCGGGCTGACCGCCGCGGCGACGGGCCTGCTGGCCACGGCGGCGTTCGCCCTGCCGGGGACGGCCCAGGCCGACCCCGTCGCGACGTTCAGCGCCTCGCAACTGGCCGCGGCCGGCGACGCGGTGCTGGCCTCGGGCGTCGACGGCGGCACGGCGTGGACGGTCGACGAGGAGGCGAACCGCCTCCTGCTCGCCGTCGACGAGACCGTCACGGACGCCGAGCTGGACACCATCATGGAGGAGGCGGGGCCGCTCGCCGACGCGATCACCGTCGAGGAGCTGCCCGGCACCCTGGAGCGCTACATAGCGGGCGGCGACGCGATCTACGCGAGCGCCGGCTGGCGCTGTTCCGCGGGGGTGAACGTCCGCTCCGGAAGCACGGACTACTTCATCACCGCGGGGCACTGCACCGAGGGCTTCCCGAGCTGGTACACGAACTCCTCGCTGAGCACCTACATCGGCCCGACGACCGGCTCCAGCTTCCCGGGCAACGACTACGGCATCGTGCGCTACGACAGCTCGGTCGCGCGCCCTGGCACGGTCAACCTGTACAACGGCACCACGCGCGAGATCACGGGCGCGGCCAACGCCACCAACGGCCAGGCCGTGCAGCGCAGCGGCAGCACCACCGGCCTGCGCAGCGGTTCCGTGACCGGGCTGAACTACACGGTCAACTACGGCGGCGGTGACATCGTCTCCGGCCTCACGCGGACCAACGCCTGCGCCGAGCCGGGCGACAGCGGCGGCCCGTTCTTCTCCGGCAACACCGTGCTCGGCCTCACCTCGGGCGGCAGCGGCAACTGCTCCGTCGGCGGCACGACGTTCTACCAGCCGATCGTCGAGGCGCTCAACGCCTATGGCGTGAGCGTGTACTGA
- a CDS encoding acyl-CoA dehydrogenase family protein yields MAAGTLPPFDPADPLGLDDLLDGTDRALRGTVREWAGERVLPHVAGWHERGEMPDVRGLARELGALGALGMTLTGHGCAGASAVAYGLVCLELEAVDSAVRSLVSVQGSLAMYAIDRFGSPEQRARWLPPMAAGETIGCFALTEPEHGSDPAGMRTRAERRGGDWVLTGRKMWITNGSLAGVAVVWARTDDGVRGFLVPAGTEGFAARDIRHKASLRASVTSELLLDGVRLPADAELPGARGLRAPLGCLGHARYGIVWGALGAARTCFETALDYARTREQFGRPIGGFQLTQAKLADMAVELHKGLLLAWHLGRRMDAGRLRPEQVSFGKLNNVREALEICRTARTVLGANGISFEYPVMRHMANLESVLTYEGTSEMHQLILGKALTGLDAFS; encoded by the coding sequence ATGGCTGCCGGAACCCTGCCCCCCTTCGACCCCGCGGACCCGCTCGGCCTCGACGACCTGCTCGACGGGACGGACCGCGCGCTGCGCGGCACGGTGCGCGAGTGGGCCGGGGAGCGGGTGCTGCCGCACGTGGCCGGGTGGCACGAGCGCGGCGAGATGCCCGACGTGCGCGGCCTGGCCCGCGAGCTCGGGGCGCTCGGCGCGCTGGGCATGACGCTCACGGGGCACGGCTGCGCCGGGGCCTCGGCCGTGGCCTACGGCCTGGTGTGCCTGGAGCTCGAAGCGGTCGACTCGGCGGTGCGCTCCCTGGTGTCGGTGCAGGGCTCACTGGCGATGTACGCGATCGACCGCTTCGGCTCGCCGGAGCAGCGCGCGCGGTGGCTGCCCCCGATGGCCGCGGGCGAGACCATCGGCTGTTTCGCCCTGACCGAGCCCGAGCACGGTTCCGACCCGGCGGGCATGCGGACGCGGGCCGAACGGCGCGGCGGCGACTGGGTGCTGACCGGCCGCAAGATGTGGATCACCAACGGCTCGCTGGCCGGGGTCGCGGTGGTCTGGGCCAGGACCGACGACGGGGTCAGGGGCTTCCTGGTGCCGGCCGGGACCGAGGGGTTCGCCGCGCGCGACATCCGGCACAAGGCGTCGTTGCGCGCCTCGGTGACCAGCGAGCTGCTGCTCGACGGGGTCAGGCTGCCGGCGGACGCGGAACTGCCGGGCGCGCGCGGGCTGCGCGCCCCGCTCGGCTGCCTCGGCCACGCCAGGTACGGCATCGTGTGGGGCGCGCTCGGCGCGGCCCGCACGTGCTTCGAGACGGCGCTCGACTACGCGCGCACGCGCGAGCAGTTCGGCCGGCCCATCGGCGGCTTCCAGCTCACCCAGGCCAAGCTCGCGGACATGGCCGTCGAGCTGCACAAGGGGCTGCTGCTCGCGTGGCACCTCGGCAGGCGCATGGACGCCGGCCGGCTGCGCCCGGAGCAGGTCAGCTTCGGCAAGCTGAACAACGTGCGCGAGGCGCTGGAGATCTGCCGGACGGCGCGGACGGTCCTCGGCGCGAACGGCATCTCGTTCGAGTACCCGGTGATGCGGCACATGGCGAACCTGGAGTCGGTCCTCACCTACGAGGGGACGAGCGAGATGCACCAGCTGATCCTCGGCAAGGCGCTCACCGGCCTGGACGCGTTCTCCTGA
- a CDS encoding cell division protein SepF yields MGSVRRASAWLGLVEDRETHYYDDEYAEGPEPGESAPSWTTDPRLRVAAASAEESGGRIATVTPGSFRDARRIGELFRDGVPVVINLTVLESADAKRVVDFAAGLTFGLRGDIERVASRVFLLTPAAYEVVSGDARHASDGGFFNQS; encoded by the coding sequence ATGGGATCGGTGCGCAGGGCGAGTGCCTGGCTGGGCCTCGTCGAGGACCGCGAGACGCACTACTACGACGACGAGTACGCCGAAGGGCCGGAGCCGGGCGAGAGCGCCCCGTCGTGGACGACCGACCCCCGGCTCCGGGTGGCGGCGGCGTCCGCCGAGGAGTCGGGCGGGCGCATCGCGACGGTCACCCCGGGCAGCTTCCGGGACGCCCGCCGCATCGGCGAGCTGTTCCGCGACGGTGTACCGGTCGTCATCAACCTCACCGTGCTCGAATCCGCCGACGCCAAGCGCGTCGTCGACTTCGCGGCCGGCCTGACGTTCGGGCTGCGCGGTGACATCGAACGCGTCGCCTCCCGCGTCTTCCTGCTGACCCCCGCCGCCTACGAGGTCGTCAGCGGAGACGCCCGCCACGCCTCCGACGGCGGCTTCTTCAACCAGAGCTGA